From the Streptomyces sp. SN-593 genome, the window CAGCGCGCTGCCCGACCCCGAGCAGGAGGCGGCGCGGATCGTGGCGCGGGAGGCGGTCACACCCTTCCGGCTCGACCGGGGGCCGGTGTGGCGCTGCCTGCTGGTGCGCACCGGCCCCGAGGAACGGGTGCTGGTCACCACCTTGCACCACATCGTCTCCGACGGCGGTTCGCTGGGTGTGCTGCTGGCCGAACTCGGCGCGCTGTATCCGGCCTTGGCGGCCGGCGAGCGGCCCTGCCCGGCCGACCCGCCCCAGGGGTACTTCGCGCTCGCGGCGAAGGACACCGTGCCGCCGGGCGCCCTGGAGCACTGGCTCACCATCCTCGACGGCGCGCCGGACCGGATCGACCTGTCCGCGCTGGCCGAGTGGCCCGGGCGCGGCGAGCCGCCCTCGCCGCCGGCGCCGGACGGGGGCTCCGCGCCGACCGGACCCGCGCGGGGCGCGGCGGTCGACCGGCGGTGGGCGGGCCGCGAGCTGACGCTACAGGTGCCGGACGGCACGGCCACGGCGCTGGAAGACCTGTGCGCGCGCCACGGTTCGAGCCTGTTCACCGGGCTGGTGGCGGCGTCGGCGGCCACCCTGTACCGGACGAGCGGTCAGGACGACCTCGTGCTGACCACCCCCGTCGACCGGCGCGGCCACGAAGGCCGCGCGCTGATCGGCTGCTTCGTCAACACGGTGGTCCTGCGGCTGCGGGTCGGTCCCGACGACCGGCTGGACACGCTGCTGGCGCGGGCCGCCGGGGTGGTGGCCGACGCACTGGCCCACAGCGGCCTGCCGTTCTCCCGGCTGGTCTCGGCGCTGCCCCGGCGCGGCGGCGGCCGGAGCCCCTTCGGGAACGTGGCCGTGGTACATAACAACGCGCCCATGGACGCCGTGTCCCTGGGCGGCCTGCGGCTGAGCCACCACCCCTTGCCGCCGGTCGAGGTCAAGCACGACCTCGCCCTCTCCTGGAACCGTCGGCGCGACGGGCTCACCGGCCGGATCGAGTACGCCGCGCGGTTCCCGGACGCCGCGGTGGAGCACCTGGGTGCGCATCTTCGGCACACCGTGGAGACGCTGGCCGCCGCACCCGCCACCCGCGTCGCGGACCTGCCCGGGCTCTCGGAGGTGGCACGGTGACCGGGGCCGCCGGGGCCGGTCCGCGGCTGTCCGGCTCGCCCTGGTTCCCCTACGCCGCCGAGGAGAGCGACGCAAAGACCCGGCTGTTCTGCCTGCCGTACGCGGGGGGCGGCTGGGCCGTCTTCCGGGACTGGCAGGAGCAGTTCGGGCCGGAGGTCCACGCCGTGCCGGTGAAGCTGCCCGGCCGTGCGGAGCGCCTGCACGAGCCCGCGGTGGCCCGCATGGACCACCTCGCGGACCTGCTCGCGGCCGAGCTGGTCCCGCTGCTGGACCGGCCGTACGCGCTGTTCGGCATCAGCATGGGCGCGCTGCTGGCCTTCGAGACGGCCCACCGGCTGGTGACGCGCGGACTGCGCGCCCCGCACCGGCTGTTCGTCGCCTCCTGCCGCGCGCCTCGGGAACCGTTCGACACGCCGCCGGTCCACGGGCTGCCGGACACGGCACTGATCACGGTGCTGGACCGGCTGACGGCCACCCCGCCCCAGTTGCTGGCCAACGCCGAGCTGATGCGGTTGGTCCTCCCCACCTTCCGGGCGGATCTGGCGTGCACCGAGACCTACGTGCGCCCCGACCGCGCGCCGCTGCCGGTCCCGGTGACGGCCGTCCGGGGGCGGGAGGACGACACGCTGACCGAGGCCATGGTCGACGGCTGGCGCGCCGAGACCTCCGCCGGTTTCGAGCAGGTGGAACTGGCCGGCGACCACTTCCTGGTCCACGGCGACCAGCGCGAACTGACCGCGCTGGTACGCCGGCGGCTGCCCCGGAGCGGCCCGGGACGGTAGTCCGCGAAGCGCGGGCGCGTCGGGCGCGGGGTGGCGTCGCTCCTCAGGAGCTCCGTCCACCCCGCGGCCCGGCCGGCCCGCCCCGGGGGGGGCGGGTGTCAGGCGTCCTCCTCGCCCTCGGCGCCCAGCGCGGCCTCGACGTCGGCACTCGACAGCCCCTCGATCTCGTTGAGCAGCGCCTCCAGTTCCGCCGAGGCGACCTCACCGACCTCCACGTCCGCGGCCGGCTCCTCTTCCGTGGCCGGCTCCTGCCCCGCCGCCGGGGCGGCCTTCGGCCCGCCGGCCGGCGGTGTCTCACCGGCGGCGCGGATGAGCTGGGCGATCGTGGCCACCGTAGCCTCCTGGAAGATCTCGCCGAGGGGCAGCTCGATTCCGTGGGCGTCGCGCAGCCGCCCCACCAGTTGCATGGCCAGCAGGGACTGTCCGCCCAGCTCGAAGAAGCTGTCGCGGACCCCGATCCCGTCGATGCCGAGCAGGTCGCGCCACAGGCCCGCGACGTACTCCTCCGTCTCGTCGCGGGGCGCGACGTAGGGCACGGACATCTTCGGCCGGGCCTTGGCGGTCCCGGCGGAAGGTGCCGCCGGCCCGTCGTCGGCCGGCCGCGCGGCGGCGCCGGCGCCGGCCTCGGCCTGCCGGGCCAGTGCCTCCCGCAGATCGGGGTCGGCCGCGCACACGGTGAACGGCCCGTCCTCGCGCACCGCGGTCAGCAGGCGGTAGAGCTGCCTCGCCTCCTGCGGTCCGCAGTCGGCGGCGTCACGCAGACCGGCGGTGTCGGCCTCCCGCCAGTGCTCCCACTGGACGTTGGTCCAGCGCCGGGCCGCGGTCCGGTTGCGCAGCGCCACGTAGGTGTCGGCGTACCAGTTGGCCGCCGTGTAGGCCGCCCCGCCCACTCCGCCCAGCAGGCTGGAGAGCGATCCGACGATCAGGCAGCGGTCGTACGCCACGTCCTCCAACGCCGCGTCGAGAGCGTGCAGCCCGGTCATCTTGGTGGCCATGTGCTGCGCGAACAGCTCGGGTGAGGAGTCCAGCACGGAGCGGATGCCCTCGGTGACGGACATGCCCGGGGTGTAGACCACCCCGGCGAGGCGTCCGTCCGGCCGCGCCGCCTCGTGGACCGCCGCGGTCAGTGCTCCGGTGTCCTCGGCGTCGCCCCGGCGCACGGTCAGCCGGTCGCCGCCGAGCGCGCGCAGTTCCTCCAGTTGCCGCCGCGCCGTCGGGGCGAGCGCGGCGGGGTCGGCGCGGTCGTAGAGCACGACGTGGGCGGCGGGGTCGCGCAGGATCTCCGCGGCCAGGGTGCGGCCGATCATGCCGAGGCCGCCCACCAGGAGATGGGTGCCCTGCGCGGAGGGGACCTGGTTGCCGGCGTGCACCCGGACGTGCGCGCGGACGAACCGGTTGCGGCCGCGGAGGGCCACCGGGGACGCCTGCGACGCCGTGTCGCCCAACTCGGCGAGCAGGTCCGCCACCGTCTCCGGCAGCCGCCCGCCCGGATCGCGCGGGTCGAGTTCGAGCACCCGGCAGTCCCAGGACGTCTCCTGCGGCACCACCCGGCACAACCCGACCGCGGTGGCCAGGCCCGGCCGCACCGGATCCTCGCCGGTCACGTCGAACACGTGACGGGTGACGTGGAGCAACCGAGGCGGCCGGGCCCCGCCGGCCGGCAGGATGTCGAGCAGCGACCGCAGACCGGCTGCCTGCTCCTGCTCGACGGTGTCCGCGGGAGCGGCGTCCAGCGCCCGCAGGTGCACCACGACGTCCGGGCGGGAGCCGGGCGTGTCCAGAGCCGTCTTCAGGGCGGCACCGGGGTCGGCGCCGGCGTCCACCAGCGTGACGCGGCTGCCCAGTGCGGTCAGCCGCTCGCCGAGCGCCGCACCGACACCGGACCGGTCGGACAGCACCAGGACGGCGCCCGGCACGGCATCGGTCCCGGTGGTCGCGGTGGTCCCGGTTCCGCCCGTCGCGCGCGGCAACTCCACCCAGCGCGGCCGGTGGATCCACTCCTCCGGCCCCCTGGGCACCTCCTCCAGCGCGACGGCCGCGTCGTCCGGTGCGGCGTCGATCCAGCACCGGGTGCGCTGGAAGGGGTAGGTGGGCAGCGGCACCCGCAGGCGGGGGTGCCGGTGGGTGTGCTCCCAGTCGATGCGGACACCCTGGTGCCACAGCTCGGCGAGCCCGTCGAGCAGGGCCGCCTGTTCGCTGCCGCGCTGGTCGGCGGCGGGCATCAGGGTGGCCACGGGCGCGGACCGCGCCCCCAACTCGCTGGCGGCCAGCGCCGACAACTGGCGGCCCGGACCGACCTCGATCAGGACGCGGCCGGGCGCGGCCACGGCCTCCCGCAGGCCGTCGGCGAACCGGACGGTCTCGCGCAACTGCCGTGCCCAGTAGCCGGGGTCGGTGGCCTGCTCATCGGTCAGCGGCATCCCGGTGACACCGGAGACCACCGGGATCGCAGGGGGGGTGAGCGCCGCCTTGGCCACTTCGGCGGTGAAGTCGGCCAGGACGGGGTCGAGCATCGCGGAGTGGAAGGCGTGGGAGACTTTCAGCCGCCGGCTCACCACGCCGTCGGCGCGCAGCTGGGCCTCGAAGTCGTCCACCTCCTGGTGCGTTCCGGCGACGGAGACCAGCGCCGAGCCGTTGACCGCGGCGATCGACAGTTCCCGGTCGCCGATCAGCTCGCGGACCCGGGCCTCGGGCAGCGGCACGCCGAGCATCGAGCCGCCCGGCAGGGCCGCCACCATCCGGCCGCGCGCGGCCACCACCGACAACGCGTCGGCCAGGCTGAAGACGCCCGCCAGGGTCGCGGCCACGTACTCGCCGATGCTGTGCCCGAGCATGGCCGCGGGTTCCACACCGTACGAGAGCAGCAACCGGGCGAGCGCGTACTCGACGGTGAACAGCGCGGGCTGGGCGAGGTCGGTCGAGGTCAGGCCGTCGGCCGAGGGGTCGCGGCGGGTCAGCAGCAGCGGCCGCAGGCGGTCGGCGACCTCGGCGGGCATCAGGGCGAGGCACTCGTCGACCGCGTCCCGGAACACCGGTTCGGTGCGGTGGAGTTCGGCTCCCATGCCGACGCTCTGGCTGCCCTGGCCGGGGAAGAGGAACACCACGGAACCGGCCTCGTCCGCGGTCTCCGAGCTGCGGACACGTCCCGAACCCTTGGCGCCCAGGGCGCTCGCGGCGTCGGCCAGGTCCCGCGCCACCACGCTGGCCCGGTACTCGTGCTCGGTCCGTCCGACCTGGAGGGTGTGGGCCACATCGGCCAGTACGGCGCCGGGGTTCTCACGCATCCAGCGGGCGGTCTGCTCCATCCGCTCGGCGAGGGCCGGCCTGCTGCGCGCGGAGAGCACCACGAGCTGGCTGCCGGGCTCCGGTGCGCCGACCACCGGGTCGGGGGCCTCGCGCAGCACCACGTGCGCGTTGGCGCCGCCCATGCCGAGCGAGTGCACCGAGGCGTAGCGCGGCCGGCCCGGCTCGCCCTCCATCGGCAGCAGCTCCGTCGGCACGTAGAACGGGCCGGACGCGAAGTCGATCTCGGGGTTGGGGGTGCGGAAGTGCAGCACCGGCGGGATGGACTTGTTCTTCAGGCACATGACGGTCTTGATGAAGCCGGCCACCCCGGCGGCGGCGTCGAGGTGGCCGATGTTGGGCTTGACCGAGCCTATGGCGCAGTAGTTCGAGCGGTCGGTGGTGAGCCGGTACGCCTTGGTGAGCCCGGCGACCTCGATCGGGTCGCCCAGCGGCGTTCCGGTGCCGTGCGCCTCGACGTAGTCGATGACGTCCGCGGTCAGACCGGCCGAGGCGATGGCGCCGGCGGCGGCGCGGGCCTGGCCGTCGACGCCCGGCGCGGTGAAACTCGCCTTGGCCCGGCCGTCGTTGCCGATCGAGGTGCCGGCGATGACGGCGTGGATGTGGTCGCCGTCGCGCAGCGCGTCGTCGAGGTGCTTGAGCAGCACCGCTCCGGCGCCGTTGCCCACCACGCTGCCGGTGGAGTCGGCGTCGAAGCTGCGGCAGTGGCCGTCCTCCGAGGCGGTGGCGTTCTGAAGGTAGCCGGCGTTGTGGGGCATCCGCAGCGACGCCCCGCCGGCTATGGCCATGTCGCACTCGCCGGCCAGGATCGCCTGCGCGGCGAGGTGGATCGCGGTGAGGGAGGTGGAGCAGGCGGACTGCACGGAGACGGCCGGACCCTGGAGGTTCAGCTTGTAGGCGACCCGCAGTGCCAGGTAGTCCTTGTCGTTGCCGATCATGGTGGCGTGGTCCCCGACCGCGTCCAGCATCCGCCGGTTGCCGATGAGGTTGACCAGCAGGTAGGTGTTCATGGTGGAGCCCGCGTACACGCCGACCAGCCCCGGGTAGCGGGCCGGGTCGTAGCCCGCGTCCTCCATGGCCCACAGGGCGCACTCCAGGAAGAGCCGGTGCTGGGGGTCCATCAGCTCGGCTTCGCGGGCCACGTATCCGAAGTAGTCGGCGTCGAAGTCCTCCGCCTCCTGCAGGGCGGCGGACGCCGGCACGTAGCGGGGGCTTGCCAGCATGTGGGCGGGCACGCCGGCGGCCCGCAGTTCGTCATCGTCGAAGAACCGGATCGACTCGACGCCCTCGCGGATGTTCTGCCAGTACTGGTCCGGGTTGTCCGCACCGGGGAACCGGCAACCCATACCGATCACCGCGATGTCGGCGGGGATCGCGTCGTTCTGCTTCTGACCGTTCAACTGCGCTCCAGAGTCGGTCCGGGCAAGGGGACGGAGGATCAGCCGAAGGTGATCCGGATGTGCTGGGCGCCGCGCCGCCGGGTGCGGCCGGTGACCACCGGGCGGTCCGTGTCGTCCGGACGCCCGGTGTGGAGCAGGATCTCCAGATGAGCCGCCAGTTCCGCGACGGTGGAGAACTCGAAGAGGAGCATCAACGGCAGTCCCGGCAGGTTCAGTTCCTCTTCGAGGCGGGAGATCAGCGGCGCCACCAGGAGCGAGTGCCCGCCCAGGTCGAAGAAGTTGTCGTGGGACCCGACGCGCGGGATGTCCAGGACCTCCTGCCAGACCTCCGCCACCCGGCGCTCCACGGCCCCGGTCGGCGGTTCTCCGCGGACCGGCGGCGCCGGACGGGCCGCCGCCAGGCTCTCGTCCAGCCGGGCCCGGTCGAGTTTGCCGTGCGCGGTGCGCGGAAGCGCGTCGAGCGGGACGATGCGGGTCGGCACCTCGTGCGCCGGCAGGTGCCCGGCGGCCCAGGCGCGCAGCGCGTCGACGCCGAAGCCCGGCCCCGGCACCACGCCCGCGGCCAGCCGGCGTCGGCTGCCGTCGCCCTCGACCACCACGACGGCGTCGAGGACGTCCGGGTGCCGCAACAGAACGGCCCGCACCTCTTCCGGCTCCACCCGGAATCCGCGGATCTTCACCTGATCGTCCAACCGGCCGAACAGGACCAGATCGCCGTCCGGACGCAGACTGCCGAGGTCGCCGGTGCGGTACCGGCGCCGCCCGTCCGGCCCGGTGGTGAAGGCCCGGCCCGCGGTCCCGGGCCGGTTGAGGTAGCCCGCGGCCACCCCCGGCCCGCCGATGACGACCTCGCCGAAGCCGCCCGGCACGGTCGGATCGTCCCAGGGGTCGAGGACACCGACCCGCGAACGGCCGGTCGGGGGCCCCACGGGCACGACGCCGCTGCCGGCGGCCGCCTCCTGCACGCCGATGAAGCGCATCGAGCAGTTGATGCTCGCCTCGGTCGGCCCGTAGCCGTTGACGAAGACCGCGTCCGGCGCCACCAGCGCGGTCAGTGCCCGGAGCGCTTCGTAGGTCAGCATCTCGCCGCCCAGCACCACTGTGCACACCGAGGGCATGTCCACGCCCGCCACGGCCAGTTCGGCGGCGAAGGACGGCGTCAGGTAGAGGATGGTCAGTCGCTCCCGCCGGACGAACCGGGCGTAGCCGGGGGCGGACAGCCGTTCGGCCTGCTCGGGGAAGTGCAGGGCGGCGCCGAACAGCACCGTGGTGAAGACCTCCTGAAGGCCGAAGTCGAAGCTCAGCGACAGCGTCTGCGGGAGCCGGACACCGGGGCCGAGGCCGAACCGCTCACGTTGCCACAGCAGCAGCGGCAGCACGTTGGCGTGGGTGATCGGCACGCCCTTCGGCGTACCGGTGGTGCCCGAGGTGTGGACCACGTAGGCCGGGGTGTCGGCACTCGGCGGGCCCTGGACACGCACGGCAGGCGGCGGCGCCGGGTCGTCGAGCACGACCACCGGGCGGCCCGGGGCCAGCCGGGCCGCGCGGGCCGCGTGCGCGCGGTCGGTGAGGACCGCGGCGACCCCGGCGTCCGAGGCGACGAACCGCAGCCGGTCCTCCGGGAAGGCGGGCAGCAGCGGCACGACGCAGCAACCGGCGGTGAGGGCGGCCAGCACAGCGGTGACGAACCGCGGCTCGGGCGGGAGCAGCACGCCGACCGGGGCCCCCGCGCCGGAACCGGCGGCGCCGGCCAGCCGGGCCGCGGCCACCGAGACCTCCGCACCGAGCTGGGAGTAGGTGACCGTGCGCCCCGCCGAGACCACCGCCGGTTCGTCGGGGTGGGCGGCGCAGGCGTCCGCGAAGCAGTCGGCCATGGTGCGCGACGGCTCGGGCCGGGGGCCGCGGCCCACGGTGAGCTCGGCCAGGCTCGCGCGTTCCCCGTCCGACAGGACGGTCAGGGCGCTGATCGGGGCGTCCTGGTCCGCCACCGCCGCCGCGGCCACCCGCAGCAACCGCCCGCCCAGTTCCTCCACGGTGACGTCGTCCAGTACCTCGCCGGCGTAGCGCAGCACCAGGGTCAGTTCGCCGTCGGACTCGGCGACGCTGACGTCGAGGTCGGCCAGCACGGTGGTGTGCGGCAGCGGTACGGCTTCCAGCACCAGACCGCCCACCCGGCACGCGCGGCCGGGGATCTCCTCCGCGAGCGCGGACAGGCCGTCCGGGGCGCCAGGAGGCGTCGCGGTCCAGCCGAACATGGTGGCGAACAGCGGGCCCCGCGCGGTGTCCCGGGCCGGCCGGACCGCGGCGGCGATGAGCGGCAGCGGATACTGCCGGGCGGCCAGGGCCCGCCGGAAGCGGGCGGCGGTGTCGCCGACCAGCCCGGCGAACGAGCCCTCCGCCGGTACCTCCAGCGGCAACGGCAGGGTGTTCACGCAGTAGCCCACCACCTGGCCGGAGCGGGCGTCGGGGCGCACGGCGGTCGGTACGCCCACCACGAACCGGCGCTCGCCGGACAGCCGCGCCAGCAGCACCGCGTGGCAACTCAGCAGTACCGCGAAGGGCGTGGTGCCCAGCCGGCGGGCGGTGGCCAGGACCTGCTCGCTCAAAGCGGTGCCGAACGGCAGCCGGATCAGGTCGCCCGACCAGGTGCGCGTGGCCGGGCGCGGCCGGTCCAGGGGCAGCCGCAGCTCGCTGTCCGCCCCGTCGGCCAGCAGGTCGATCCACTCCCCGCGCATCCGTTCGCCCGCGGGCCCGGTCAGCAGCCGGTGTTCGGCGGCGACCATCTCGGACATGCCGGGCGCGGGAGGCAGGGCGTCGGCGGTGCCCTCCGCCAGTTCGCGGTAGCGCTCTCCGGTCTGGGCGAGCAGCAGGCCGAGCGACCACAGGTCGGCGGCGATGTGGTGGACCGACAGCAGCAGGACGGGGTCCTGCCCTTCCGGCCGGATCAGGGTGATCCGGGCCAGCGGCCCGTGTTCCGGGTCGAGCGGGTCAGCGGCGCGGGCGGCCAGCAGCGCGTCGAGGCCGTCGGCAGGGGCGTCCAGGACGACCAGTTCGGGGACGGGCGCGCCTGACGGGTCGGCGGTCACCCGGCCGCCGGCCACCGTCCACCGGGCGCGGAGTGCTTCGTGCCGTCCCATCACCTCGCGCACCGCGCGGGCCAGCACCTCGGCGTCCACGCCGCCGCGCAGCCGCGCGGCGCGCGTCACGGCGTAGCGGGAGCCGCCGGCGGAGGAGTGCTCCAGGAACCACAGCGCCTGCTGCCCGGCCGAAGCCGTCGGCGCGGGCTCCCGGTCGGGGGCGCTGTCCTGGCCGGGAGAGGTGTCCTGGCCGGAGGGGGTGTGCCGACCCGTGCCGGGGTTCGGGACGGTGGCCGTACTCCCGGCGCCGGGTGACGGGTCCGGCCCGCCCGCCGGGCCCGGGTCGGGGGCGCCGGCGCGTACCGCTTCCGCCAGGCCGCCCACCGTGGCGTCGTACAGCAGTTCCTCCAGCGGGACGGTGCGGCCGAACCGCTCCTGGAGGGCGTGTTGGAGCTGGACCGAACGCAGCGAGTCCAACCCCAGCTCCGCCAGTGCCCGGCCGGCCGAGAGGCCGGCGGCGTCCGGCACGCCCAGCACCTCGCCCAGCAGCGCCAGGAGAGCGGCGTCCGGCCCGTCGGCCGGAACCACGGCGCCCTCGCCCGTCCCGCCCGCCCCGTCCAGCGGGGATGCCGGGGATGCCGGGGACGCGGGGGACGCCGGGGACACCGTCTGGAGGGCGCCGGAACGGTAGGCGTCCCGGCAGGCGCGGCGGCGGATCTTGCCGCTGGACGTCTTGGGTATGGTCCCCCGCGGGATGAGGAAGAGGTGGTCCAGGCGCAGACCGTGCCGACGGGCGACGTCGGCATGGACCGCGGACAGCTCGTCGGGGCCGGCGTCGCCCCGGACCTCGGCCACCACGACCAGCCGCTCGCCGACCGCGAAGGCCGCGACACAGCCCTTCCTGATCGCCGGGCACGCCTGCTCGACGGTGGACTCGATGTCCTGAGGGAAGTGGTTGCGCCCGCGCACCACGATGACGTCCTTCGAGCGCCCGGCGATGTGCAGTCGGCCGTCCGCCAGGAAGCCGAGGTCCCCGGTGCGCAGATACGGCCCGGCGCCGTCCGCCGTCCGGGCCGCGAACAGCTCGGCGGTGGCGTCGGGCCGCTCCCAGTACCCGGTGCCGATGCTGGGGTCGGTGGCGGTCATCCAGATCTCGCCCAGCTCGCCGTCGGGGACCGGGGTGCCGTCCGCCCCGACGATCAACAGCGAGGGCGGCGGGGCGCCGCAACTGACCGCCGTCTCGCCCTCGCCGCCCGGGACCGGCGCTGTGCCGGGGGCGTCGCCGGAGTTCTCGGCCGAGACCAGCAGGGTGCACTCCGCCAGTCCGTAGCTGGGCGTCATCGCGGCGGGGCGGAAGCCGGCCGCGGCGAAGTGCGCGGCGAAGGAGGCGACGGTCTCCGGCCGTACCGGCTCACCGCCGTTGATGGCTGTCCGCCAGGCCGTGAGGTCCAGTGTGCGCAGGTCGTCCTGCCCGACCTTGCGCACCGCCAGCTCGTAGGCGAAGTTCGGTGCCGGGCTGATCGTCGCGCCGAAGCGGGACAGGGCCCGCAGCCAGCGGACCGGGCTCTCCAGGAAGGACAGGGGCGAGAGCAGGACACAGGTGGCTCCCAGGTGGAGCGGGTGGAGCACCGAGCCGATGAGGCCCATGTCGTGGTACAGCGGCAGCCAGCTCACCACGACGCTGTGCTCGTCCTGCCCGTACGTCGTCGTCATCCGCCCCTGGTTGGCGACCAGTTGGCGGTGGCTGACGACCACCCCGCGCGGGGTGCCGGTGGAGCCCGAGGTGAACTGGAGCAGCGCGGACGCGTCGGTGTCGACGACGGGCGCGCTCCAGCCGTCCGGCGCCCGTTCCGCGCGGTCCAGCGGTTCCAGCACCACCGCATCGGGCGTCCCGGCCGTGATCTCCTCCATGGCCCACGGCAGATCGGTGAGAACGGCCACCGGCCGGGTCGCGGCGGCGATGTCCCGGGCGGTGTCGATCTCCCGTCGGCCGACCGGCGGGTAGACCGGCACGGCGACGAACCCCGCGTACCAGCAGCCGAGCAGGTCGACGACGAAGGACAGCCCCGGGGTGTGGGCGAGTACGGCCCTGTCGCCCGGTTCCCCCAGTGCCTCCAGCCGTGCGGCGGACGCGCGTGCTGCCGCGTCCAGCTCGGAGTACGTGAGGGAGTCCGTGACGTCCTCGCCGTCGCCGAGGAAGCGGAAGGCCGTCTTGTCGGGGCTGTTCCGGGCGTGGGCACGCAGCCGTTCGGTCAGCGTCGTGACGGACGGCGGAGGCGGGCAGGACGTCATCGGGGGGCTCCCGTCGGGGGCGGTCAGGAGGAGACAGGGTCGGGAAGCTGCCGTCGGGGGCCCGGCCCGGGTGCCGGCGACCCGGCCGGTCCCCTGG encodes:
- a CDS encoding condensation domain-containing protein yields the protein MAGEARAGAASVGGAGNDLAGRLERLTTAQRALLKRRLGQRASPGPYRPSATQFGIWLFEQLNPGTSTYHNPAAVRLSGPVDEDLLRAALQRVQDRHEPLRSRYPADEDGVPRAFVEPPDALRLPWRVEDVSALPDPEQEAARIVAREAVTPFRLDRGPVWRCLLVRTGPEERVLVTTLHHIVSDGGSLGVLLAELGALYPALAAGERPCPADPPQGYFALAAKDTVPPGALEHWLTILDGAPDRIDLSALAEWPGRGEPPSPPAPDGGSAPTGPARGAAVDRRWAGRELTLQVPDGTATALEDLCARHGSSLFTGLVAASAATLYRTSGQDDLVLTTPVDRRGHEGRALIGCFVNTVVLRLRVGPDDRLDTLLARAAGVVADALAHSGLPFSRLVSALPRRGGGRSPFGNVAVVHNNAPMDAVSLGGLRLSHHPLPPVEVKHDLALSWNRRRDGLTGRIEYAARFPDAAVEHLGAHLRHTVETLAAAPATRVADLPGLSEVAR
- a CDS encoding thioesterase II family protein, which translates into the protein MTGAAGAGPRLSGSPWFPYAAEESDAKTRLFCLPYAGGGWAVFRDWQEQFGPEVHAVPVKLPGRAERLHEPAVARMDHLADLLAAELVPLLDRPYALFGISMGALLAFETAHRLVTRGLRAPHRLFVASCRAPREPFDTPPVHGLPDTALITVLDRLTATPPQLLANAELMRLVLPTFRADLACTETYVRPDRAPLPVPVTAVRGREDDTLTEAMVDGWRAETSAGFEQVELAGDHFLVHGDQRELTALVRRRLPRSGPGR
- a CDS encoding type I polyketide synthase; this encodes MNGQKQNDAIPADIAVIGMGCRFPGADNPDQYWQNIREGVESIRFFDDDELRAAGVPAHMLASPRYVPASAALQEAEDFDADYFGYVAREAELMDPQHRLFLECALWAMEDAGYDPARYPGLVGVYAGSTMNTYLLVNLIGNRRMLDAVGDHATMIGNDKDYLALRVAYKLNLQGPAVSVQSACSTSLTAIHLAAQAILAGECDMAIAGGASLRMPHNAGYLQNATASEDGHCRSFDADSTGSVVGNGAGAVLLKHLDDALRDGDHIHAVIAGTSIGNDGRAKASFTAPGVDGQARAAAGAIASAGLTADVIDYVEAHGTGTPLGDPIEVAGLTKAYRLTTDRSNYCAIGSVKPNIGHLDAAAGVAGFIKTVMCLKNKSIPPVLHFRTPNPEIDFASGPFYVPTELLPMEGEPGRPRYASVHSLGMGGANAHVVLREAPDPVVGAPEPGSQLVVLSARSRPALAERMEQTARWMRENPGAVLADVAHTLQVGRTEHEYRASVVARDLADAASALGAKGSGRVRSSETADEAGSVVFLFPGQGSQSVGMGAELHRTEPVFRDAVDECLALMPAEVADRLRPLLLTRRDPSADGLTSTDLAQPALFTVEYALARLLLSYGVEPAAMLGHSIGEYVAATLAGVFSLADALSVVAARGRMVAALPGGSMLGVPLPEARVRELIGDRELSIAAVNGSALVSVAGTHQEVDDFEAQLRADGVVSRRLKVSHAFHSAMLDPVLADFTAEVAKAALTPPAIPVVSGVTGMPLTDEQATDPGYWARQLRETVRFADGLREAVAAPGRVLIEVGPGRQLSALAASELGARSAPVATLMPAADQRGSEQAALLDGLAELWHQGVRIDWEHTHRHPRLRVPLPTYPFQRTRCWIDAAPDDAAVALEEVPRGPEEWIHRPRWVELPRATGGTGTTATTGTDAVPGAVLVLSDRSGVGAALGERLTALGSRVTLVDAGADPGAALKTALDTPGSRPDVVVHLRALDAAPADTVEQEQAAGLRSLLDILPAGGARPPRLLHVTRHVFDVTGEDPVRPGLATAVGLCRVVPQETSWDCRVLELDPRDPGGRLPETVADLLAELGDTASQASPVALRGRNRFVRAHVRVHAGNQVPSAQGTHLLVGGLGMIGRTLAAEILRDPAAHVVLYDRADPAALAPTARRQLEELRALGGDRLTVRRGDAEDTGALTAAVHEAARPDGRLAGVVYTPGMSVTEGIRSVLDSSPELFAQHMATKMTGLHALDAALEDVAYDRCLIVGSLSSLLGGVGGAAYTAANWYADTYVALRNRTAARRWTNVQWEHWREADTAGLRDAADCGPQEARQLYRLLTAVREDGPFTVCAADPDLREALARQAEAGAGAAARPADDGPAAPSAGTAKARPKMSVPYVAPRDETEEYVAGLWRDLLGIDGIGVRDSFFELGGQSLLAMQLVGRLRDAHGIELPLGEIFQEATVATIAQLIRAAGETPPAGGPKAAPAAGQEPATEEEPAADVEVGEVASAELEALLNEIEGLSSADVEAALGAEGEEDA